A single window of Streptomyces aquilus DNA harbors:
- a CDS encoding PPOX class F420-dependent oxidoreductase, with the protein MAPSIATNTRVSLDELLDFVRPRHKALLLTRRADGSPQASPLTCGVDDSGRIVVSTYPERAKTRNAKRDERVSLVVLSDDWNGPWVQIDGTAEVIDSPDSVEPLVEYYRNIAGEHPDWDEYRAAMLKQGKSIIRITPEKWGPVATGGFPARLVTPDA; encoded by the coding sequence ATGGCACCGAGCATCGCTACCAACACCCGTGTTTCCCTCGACGAGTTGCTGGACTTCGTACGGCCCCGGCACAAGGCCCTGCTGCTGACCCGCCGGGCGGACGGCAGCCCGCAGGCGTCCCCGCTGACGTGCGGGGTCGACGACTCCGGGCGGATCGTCGTCTCCACCTACCCGGAGCGGGCCAAGACGCGCAACGCCAAGCGCGACGAGCGGGTCAGCCTCGTCGTGCTGAGCGACGACTGGAACGGGCCGTGGGTCCAGATCGACGGCACCGCCGAGGTCATCGACTCGCCCGACTCCGTCGAGCCGCTCGTGGAGTACTACCGGAACATCGCCGGGGAGCACCCGGACTGGGACGAGTACCGGGCCGCGATGCTCAAGCAGGGCAAGTCGATCATCCGGATCACACCGGAGAAGTGGGGTCCGGTGGCGACGGGGGGCTTTCCGGCCCGACTCGTCACGCCGGACGCCTGA
- a CDS encoding TetR/AcrR family transcriptional regulator, which yields MEKAGQRAARTSVWLEGKARRSARGGGQPTGLDRERITSATVRLLDSEGLAKFSMRRLAAELNVTAMSVYWYVDTKDDLLELALDATYGELDLPDPEADGEDWRDQLRVLARGYRSLLVRHPWMSSLVGTFLNIGPNSLVFSRFIHGVIRRTGLPAHGLAAAISAVFQFVYGFGTIEGQFNARSVQVGMTPDEYFRDAMSAVSQAPQTADLVKEAEDIMAARGGDTVEEMWERDFDFALDLLIAGIEAMVRRPA from the coding sequence ATGGAGAAGGCCGGTCAGCGGGCTGCGCGTACCAGTGTGTGGCTGGAAGGGAAGGCGCGGCGGAGTGCCCGGGGTGGCGGTCAGCCCACCGGGCTCGACCGTGAGCGCATCACCTCGGCCACCGTCCGGCTCCTCGACAGTGAAGGGCTGGCCAAGTTCTCCATGCGGCGGCTGGCCGCCGAGTTGAACGTCACCGCGATGTCCGTCTACTGGTACGTCGACACCAAGGACGACCTCCTCGAACTCGCCCTCGACGCCACCTACGGCGAACTGGACCTCCCCGACCCGGAGGCGGACGGCGAGGACTGGCGCGACCAACTCCGCGTGCTGGCCCGGGGCTACCGTTCCCTGCTGGTCCGGCACCCCTGGATGTCCTCGCTGGTCGGCACGTTTCTCAACATCGGGCCGAACAGCCTGGTCTTCTCCCGGTTCATCCACGGCGTCATCCGCCGCACCGGCCTGCCCGCGCACGGCCTGGCGGCGGCCATCTCCGCGGTCTTCCAGTTCGTGTACGGCTTCGGCACCATCGAGGGCCAGTTCAACGCCCGTTCCGTCCAGGTCGGCATGACCCCCGACGAGTACTTCCGCGACGCGATGAGCGCGGTGAGCCAGGCCCCGCAGACCGCCGACCTCGTCAAGGAGGCGGAGGACATCATGGCGGCGCGGGGCGGCGACACGGTCGAGGAGATGTGGGAGCGGGACTTCGACTTCGCCCTCGATCTGCTGATCGCGGGGATCGAGGCGATGGTCAGGCGTCCGGCGTGA
- a CDS encoding MFS transporter: MSAPAPAPAPAAVAQSHPQRWLILGVICLAQLTVVLDNTVLNVAIPSLTRELGAATSDIQWMINAYSLVQSGLLLTAGSAADRYGRKKMLIAGLSLFGIGSLVAGLADSTGQLIAARAGMGVGGALLLTTTLAVVMQIFAPEEHAKAIGIWAAVNALGFACGPLLGGFMLDHFWWGAIFLINLPVAAVGLVAAVTLVPESKSPRGDRPDLLGALLSTIGMAALVFAIISGPEHGWTSGRVLLTAAVAVAVLGGFGYWETRIEHPMLDLHFFRNRRFTGAIAGAVLITFGMGGSLFLLTQHMQFVLGYGPLEAGLRTAPLALTIVALNFSGLAAKAATKLGTPTAIGVGMALMAAGLASIATLASGGYAGTLIGLLLIGAGAAIASPAMAHAIMSSIPREKAGIGAGINGTVAEFGQGLGVAVLGAVLTSRFAAESLPAALAEARSAAERVRLTEAFSSGLESSLLVGAVAVLAGGLVAAALLRRAERGESA; the protein is encoded by the coding sequence ATGTCTGCTCCCGCTCCCGCTCCCGCACCCGCCGCCGTCGCCCAGAGCCACCCCCAACGCTGGCTCATCCTCGGTGTCATCTGCCTCGCCCAGCTCACCGTCGTCCTCGACAACACCGTGCTGAACGTCGCGATCCCCTCGCTCACCCGTGAACTGGGCGCGGCCACCTCGGACATCCAGTGGATGATCAACGCGTACTCCCTGGTGCAGTCCGGGCTGCTGCTCACCGCGGGCAGCGCCGCCGACCGCTACGGCCGCAAGAAGATGCTGATCGCCGGCCTGAGCCTGTTCGGCATCGGCTCGCTGGTCGCCGGACTGGCCGACAGCACCGGCCAGTTGATCGCGGCGCGGGCCGGGATGGGCGTCGGCGGCGCGCTGCTGCTGACCACCACCCTCGCCGTCGTGATGCAGATCTTCGCGCCCGAGGAGCACGCCAAGGCCATCGGCATCTGGGCGGCCGTCAACGCCCTCGGGTTCGCGTGCGGTCCGCTGCTCGGCGGGTTCATGCTGGACCATTTCTGGTGGGGCGCGATCTTCCTGATCAACCTGCCGGTCGCGGCGGTGGGGTTGGTGGCCGCGGTGACGCTGGTGCCGGAGTCGAAGAGCCCGCGAGGAGACCGTCCCGACCTGCTGGGCGCGCTGCTGTCGACGATCGGTATGGCGGCGCTCGTCTTCGCGATCATCTCCGGTCCGGAGCACGGCTGGACGTCGGGCCGGGTGCTGCTGACGGCGGCCGTCGCGGTGGCCGTCCTGGGCGGGTTCGGGTACTGGGAGACCCGGATCGAACACCCCATGCTCGACCTGCACTTCTTCAGGAACCGCCGCTTCACGGGCGCCATCGCGGGCGCGGTGCTGATCACCTTCGGCATGGGCGGCTCGCTCTTCCTGCTCACCCAGCACATGCAGTTCGTCCTCGGCTACGGCCCCCTGGAGGCCGGTCTGCGCACCGCGCCGCTCGCCCTGACGATCGTCGCCCTCAACTTCTCGGGCCTGGCGGCGAAAGCGGCGACGAAGCTGGGCACCCCGACCGCCATCGGAGTGGGCATGGCGCTGATGGCGGCCGGGCTGGCGTCCATCGCGACGCTCGCCTCCGGCGGTTACGCCGGGACGCTGATCGGGCTGCTGCTCATCGGGGCGGGGGCGGCGATCGCCAGCCCGGCGATGGCGCACGCCATCATGAGCTCCATTCCGCGGGAGAAGGCGGGGATCGGAGCGGGTATCAACGGGACGGTGGCGGAGTTCGGGCAGGGGCTCGGGGTGGCGGTGCTCGGCGCGGTGCTGACTTCGCGGTTCGCGGCGGAGTCCTTGCCGGCGGCGTTGGCCGAGGCGCGGTCGGCTGCGGAGCGGGTGCGTCTCACGGAGGCGTTCTCTTCTGGGCTGGAGAGCAGTTTGCTGGTGGGGGCCGTTGCGGTGTTGGCCGGTGGGCTGGTTGCCGCCGCGTTGTTGAGGCGGGCTGAGCGGGGAGAAAGTGCCTAG
- a CDS encoding ArnT family glycosyltransferase, giving the protein MTITSTAVPEPSAPPAPPAPEAGEPKQPFVRGLWRGRPEDPRWARPAFWGLLLATAVLYFYDLSSSGYANSFYSAAVQAGSQSWKAFFFGSLDASNAITVDKPPASLWPMALSVRIFGLSSWAILMPEVLMGIGTVAVVYASVRRRFSPAAGLIAGTVLALTPVAALMFRFNNPDAMLALLMAVACHLVVRALEDGRTKWLVWAGVAIGFAFLAKTLQAFLILPPLAIVYAVCAPVSLRKRFGQLAAATAALIVSGGWWVAIVELWPASSRPYIGGSQNNSFLELTFGYNGLGRLNGEETGSVGGGGGNSGGQWGETGWDRMFNSEIGGQISWLLPAALILLVAGLWATRRARRASVTRGAFLVWGGSLVITMVVFSYMAGIFHQYYTVALAPYLAAVIGMGAGLLWEKRAELWASITLAASVVAAAAWSYVLLNRTSDYLPWLKWLVLIGGLVAALGLIFAGRISRRLALAAASLGLVASLAGPTAYTISTLQEGHTGSIVTAGPAGASMGMGGGGGRGGGPGGGGGGFPGGGMPGQNQQNGNGNTQNQQGNGFPGGTRTGDGGGMAGGGGGVGGLLNGATVSDEAKKLLETDADDYTWAAAAIGAQNAASYQLSTGEPVMAIGGFNGTDPSPTLAQFKQYVEDGKIHYFISSGSGGGMGGSGTSSQITSWVEANFKKVTVGSSTFYDLTQKASS; this is encoded by the coding sequence ATGACCATCACCAGTACGGCCGTGCCGGAGCCCTCGGCTCCGCCGGCCCCGCCCGCCCCCGAGGCCGGTGAGCCCAAGCAGCCGTTCGTGCGCGGACTGTGGCGCGGCCGGCCCGAGGACCCCCGCTGGGCGCGCCCGGCCTTCTGGGGCCTGCTGCTCGCCACCGCGGTCCTGTACTTCTACGACCTGAGCTCCTCCGGCTACGCCAACTCCTTCTACTCCGCGGCCGTCCAGGCCGGCAGCCAGTCCTGGAAGGCGTTCTTCTTCGGCTCGCTCGACGCGTCCAACGCCATCACCGTCGACAAGCCCCCGGCCTCGCTGTGGCCGATGGCGCTGTCGGTGCGGATCTTCGGGCTCAGCTCCTGGGCGATCCTGATGCCCGAGGTGCTGATGGGCATCGGCACGGTCGCCGTCGTGTACGCCTCCGTGCGTCGCCGTTTCAGCCCCGCGGCCGGTCTGATCGCGGGCACCGTGCTCGCGCTCACCCCCGTCGCGGCGCTGATGTTCCGGTTCAACAACCCGGACGCGATGCTGGCCCTGCTGATGGCGGTCGCCTGCCATCTCGTCGTGCGCGCCCTGGAGGACGGGCGGACGAAGTGGCTGGTGTGGGCGGGCGTGGCGATCGGCTTCGCCTTCCTCGCCAAGACGCTCCAGGCCTTCCTGATCCTGCCGCCGCTCGCGATCGTGTACGCGGTCTGCGCACCGGTGTCGCTGAGGAAGCGCTTCGGCCAACTGGCCGCCGCGACCGCCGCGTTGATCGTCTCCGGCGGCTGGTGGGTCGCGATCGTCGAACTGTGGCCCGCCTCCTCACGCCCCTACATCGGCGGCTCCCAGAACAACTCGTTCCTTGAACTGACCTTCGGCTACAACGGCCTTGGCCGTCTCAACGGCGAGGAGACCGGCAGCGTCGGCGGCGGTGGCGGCAACAGCGGCGGCCAGTGGGGCGAGACCGGCTGGGACCGGATGTTCAACTCCGAGATCGGCGGCCAGATCTCCTGGCTGCTCCCGGCGGCCCTGATCCTGTTGGTCGCGGGCCTGTGGGCCACGCGCAGGGCGCGCAGGGCGTCCGTCACCCGCGGCGCGTTCCTGGTCTGGGGCGGCTCGCTGGTCATCACCATGGTCGTCTTCAGCTACATGGCGGGCATCTTCCACCAGTACTACACGGTGGCCCTCGCCCCCTACCTGGCGGCCGTGATCGGCATGGGCGCCGGGCTGCTGTGGGAGAAGCGCGCCGAACTGTGGGCGTCGATCACGCTCGCGGCGTCGGTCGTGGCGGCGGCCGCCTGGAGCTACGTCCTCCTCAACCGCACCTCCGACTACCTGCCCTGGCTGAAGTGGCTGGTCCTGATCGGCGGTCTGGTCGCCGCGCTCGGCCTGATCTTCGCGGGCCGGATCAGCCGCCGACTGGCCCTCGCGGCGGCGTCCCTGGGCCTGGTGGCCTCCCTCGCCGGCCCGACCGCGTACACCATCAGCACCCTCCAGGAGGGCCACACCGGCTCCATCGTGACGGCCGGCCCGGCCGGCGCGAGCATGGGCATGGGCGGCGGGGGCGGCCGGGGCGGTGGTCCCGGTGGCGGTGGCGGTGGCTTCCCGGGCGGCGGGATGCCGGGCCAGAACCAGCAGAACGGCAACGGCAACACCCAGAACCAGCAGGGCAACGGTTTCCCCGGGGGCACTCGGACGGGCGACGGCGGCGGCATGGCCGGTGGCGGCGGTGGCGTCGGCGGCCTGCTGAACGGCGCGACCGTCTCCGACGAGGCCAAGAAGCTGCTGGAGACCGACGCCGACGACTACACGTGGGCCGCGGCGGCCATCGGCGCCCAGAACGCGGCGAGCTACCAACTCTCCACGGGCGAACCGGTGATGGCGATCGGCGGCTTCAACGGCACCGACCCGTCCCCGACGCTGGCCCAGTTCAAGCAGTACGTCGAGGACGGCAAGATCCACTACTTCATCTCGTCCGGCTCCGGCGGCGGCATGGGCGGCAGCGGCACGTCCTCGCAGATCACCTCCTGGGTCGAGGCCAACTTCAAGAAGGTGACGGTGGGTTCGTCGACCTTCTACGACCTGACGCAGAAGGCGAGCAGCTGA
- a CDS encoding bifunctional glycosyltransferase family 2/GtrA family protein translates to MRTDSSPGTLPAREHLPAAAAGTPVLDVVIPVYNEEKDLQPCVRRLHEHLTRTFPYAFRITIADNASTDTTPQVSRRLEAEIAEVRAFRLEQKGRGRALRAVWSASDAPILAYMDVDLSTDLNALLPLVAPLISGHSDLAIGSRLARSSRVVRGPKREFISRSYNLILRGSLQARFSDAQCGFKAIRRDVAQALLPMVEDTGWFFDTEMLVIAERAGLRIHEVPVDWVDDPDSTVHIVKTATEDLKGVWRVGKALASGSLPLDRIARPFGDDPRDREIKDVPKGLARQLVGFCVVGGLSTLFYLLLYSGFRTFSGSQVANALALLVSAVANTAANRRLTFGVRGSGGAVRHQAQGLVVFGIGLALTSGSLAALDAAGGDPAHSTELAVLIVANLAATVLRFLLFRAWVFPERRESTLVASHTPGRPPHPPLPMRAGGHHFTYDDQFRAGEAADRTWGDATMQLQPVRPTDTDPRDAR, encoded by the coding sequence ATGCGAACCGACTCTTCTCCCGGCACTCTGCCGGCGCGGGAGCACCTCCCGGCCGCAGCCGCCGGTACGCCTGTCCTGGACGTAGTGATCCCCGTCTACAACGAGGAGAAGGACCTCCAGCCGTGTGTGCGCAGACTGCACGAGCACCTCACGCGCACCTTCCCGTACGCGTTCCGCATCACGATCGCGGACAACGCGTCGACGGACACCACCCCGCAGGTGTCCCGGCGGCTGGAGGCGGAGATCGCCGAGGTCCGGGCCTTCCGACTGGAGCAGAAGGGCCGCGGCCGCGCCCTGCGTGCCGTGTGGTCCGCCTCGGACGCGCCGATCCTCGCCTACATGGACGTGGACCTGTCCACCGACCTCAACGCCCTGCTCCCGCTGGTGGCCCCGCTGATCTCGGGCCACTCCGACCTGGCGATCGGATCCCGCCTCGCCCGCTCGTCCCGAGTGGTGCGCGGCCCCAAGCGGGAGTTCATCAGCCGCTCGTACAACCTCATCCTGCGCGGCTCGCTCCAGGCCCGCTTCTCGGACGCGCAGTGCGGCTTCAAGGCCATCCGGCGTGATGTGGCGCAGGCGCTGCTGCCGATGGTCGAGGACACCGGCTGGTTCTTCGACACCGAGATGCTCGTCATCGCCGAGCGCGCGGGGCTCCGTATCCACGAAGTGCCCGTCGACTGGGTCGACGACCCCGACTCCACTGTTCATATCGTCAAGACGGCGACCGAGGACCTGAAGGGGGTGTGGCGGGTCGGCAAGGCGCTGGCCTCCGGCTCGCTGCCGCTGGACCGGATCGCGCGTCCCTTCGGCGACGACCCGCGCGACCGCGAGATCAAGGACGTACCGAAGGGGCTGGCCCGCCAGCTCGTCGGGTTCTGTGTCGTGGGCGGTCTGTCGACCCTCTTCTATCTCCTCCTCTACAGCGGCTTCCGGACCTTCTCCGGCTCGCAGGTCGCCAACGCGCTCGCGCTGCTGGTCTCCGCCGTCGCCAACACGGCGGCCAACCGCCGGCTCACCTTCGGGGTGCGCGGCAGCGGCGGCGCCGTCCGGCACCAGGCGCAGGGCCTCGTCGTCTTCGGTATCGGCCTCGCCCTGACCAGCGGCTCGCTCGCCGCCCTCGACGCGGCCGGCGGCGACCCCGCGCACTCCACCGAACTGGCGGTCCTGATCGTCGCCAACCTCGCCGCCACCGTGCTGCGCTTCCTGCTCTTCCGTGCCTGGGTGTTCCCCGAGCGCCGCGAGTCGACGCTGGTCGCGAGCCACACACCCGGCCGGCCACCGCACCCGCCGCTGCCGATGCGCGCGGGCGGCCACCACTTCACGTACGACGACCAGTTCCGCGCCGGTGAAGCCGCGGACCGCACCTGGGGGGACGCCACCATGCAGTTGCAGCCGGTGCGCCCGACCGACACCGACCCGAGGGACGCCCGATGA
- a CDS encoding sensor histidine kinase: MSGRRRPRPQRKRLGKPRTLRARLVVASVVLIAVVCAVIGTVTTLVLRSHLYEQLGTKVGEAAMRASGMGAPPGLQTKGTGGPGSTPATLTDLVTKGPQQSSIAATVQKGVITDALVGNDDAYTRSAESLSDAAIEALNEVSQDQKLHTVDLPGLGEYLVRYASGDRGDYYVGLPTKEVNNTLNTLIAVEASVTAAGLVAAGIAGAVIVGVATRPLRRVAGTATRVSELPLHTGEVNLSERVAESECDPSTEVGKVGVALNRMLDHVHAALHSRQQSEMRVRQFVADASHELRTPLASIRGYAELTRRGREQIGPDTRHALGRIESEAGRMTLLVEDLLLLARLDAGRPLQFEQTDLIPLVVDTVSDTRAAGMEHNWRLDLPDEPALVSGDAARLQQILINLLGNARKHTAPGTTITARVQRRGPWMCVDVEDNGQGIPPDLLPHVFERFARGDSSRSRASGSTGLGLAIVQAVATAHGGAVTVDSVPGRTVFTVHLPALAPATPRPAPETNWQSHSQAQHSAGTWVQQGT, from the coding sequence ATGAGCGGACGGCGACGGCCGCGTCCGCAGAGGAAGCGACTGGGCAAGCCGCGTACCCTGCGGGCGCGGCTCGTCGTCGCGTCCGTGGTGCTGATCGCCGTGGTGTGTGCGGTGATCGGGACCGTGACGACGTTGGTGTTGCGGTCGCATCTGTATGAGCAGCTGGGCACCAAGGTCGGAGAGGCCGCGATGCGGGCCTCCGGCATGGGCGCGCCGCCCGGCCTGCAGACCAAGGGCACGGGCGGCCCCGGGAGCACCCCGGCCACCTTGACCGATCTGGTCACCAAGGGACCGCAGCAGAGCAGCATCGCGGCCACGGTGCAGAAGGGCGTCATCACTGATGCCCTGGTGGGGAACGACGACGCCTACACCCGGTCTGCGGAGTCGCTGAGCGACGCGGCGATCGAGGCGCTGAACGAGGTCTCCCAGGACCAGAAGCTGCACACCGTGGACCTTCCCGGCCTCGGTGAGTACCTCGTCCGGTACGCCTCCGGTGACAGGGGCGACTACTACGTGGGCCTGCCCACCAAGGAAGTCAACAACACGCTCAACACCCTCATCGCCGTGGAGGCCAGCGTCACCGCCGCCGGCCTGGTGGCCGCCGGTATCGCCGGTGCTGTCATCGTCGGCGTAGCCACCCGCCCCCTCCGTCGCGTCGCCGGGACGGCCACCCGGGTCTCCGAACTCCCCCTCCACACCGGCGAGGTGAACCTCAGCGAGCGAGTCGCCGAGTCGGAGTGCGACCCGAGCACCGAGGTCGGCAAGGTCGGCGTCGCGCTCAACCGGATGCTGGACCACGTCCACGCGGCCCTGCACTCCCGTCAGCAGAGCGAGATGCGCGTCCGCCAGTTCGTCGCCGACGCCAGTCATGAGCTCAGGACGCCGCTGGCCTCCATCCGTGGGTACGCCGAACTCACCAGACGCGGCCGGGAGCAGATCGGCCCCGACACCCGCCACGCGCTCGGACGCATCGAGTCCGAGGCGGGGCGTATGACGTTGCTGGTGGAGGACCTGCTGCTGCTCGCGCGGCTCGACGCCGGGCGCCCGCTCCAGTTCGAGCAGACCGACCTGATCCCCCTCGTCGTCGACACCGTCAGCGACACCCGCGCGGCAGGCATGGAGCACAACTGGCGGCTCGACCTGCCCGATGAACCCGCCCTCGTCTCCGGCGACGCCGCACGCCTCCAGCAGATCCTCATCAACCTCCTCGGCAACGCCCGCAAGCACACCGCCCCCGGCACCACCATCACCGCCCGCGTCCAGCGGCGCGGCCCCTGGATGTGCGTGGACGTCGAGGACAACGGCCAGGGCATCCCACCGGATCTGCTGCCGCATGTCTTCGAGAGGTTCGCGCGCGGTGACTCGTCCCGTTCCAGGGCCTCCGGGTCCACCGGGCTGGGGCTGGCCATCGTGCAGGCCGTGGCGACCGCGCACGGCGGTGCCGTGACCGTGGACAGCGTGCCGGGCCGGACCGTGTTCACGGTCCACCTGCCCGCGCTCGCCCCCGCGACGCCCCGCCCGGCGCCCGAAACGAACTGGCAATCGCACTCACAGGCACAGCACAGTGCCGGCACATGGGTGCAACAGGGCACTTGA
- a CDS encoding response regulator transcription factor, whose translation MTTTSPQGRTELLRPDGSPVRVLVVDDEQSITELLSMALRYEGWQIRSAGDGTGAVQTAREFRPDAVVLDMMLPDMDGLTVLGRLRRELPDVPVLFLTAKDAVEDRIAGLTAGGDDYVTKPFSLEEVVARLRGLIRRSGAADRRSDSVLVVGDLTLDEDSHEVSRAGVSIHLTATEFELLRFLMRNPRRVLSKAQILDRVWSYDFGGQANVVELYISYLRRKIDAGREPMIHTRRGAGYLIKPAAS comes from the coding sequence ATGACCACGACCTCGCCCCAGGGGCGCACCGAACTGCTGAGGCCGGACGGGAGCCCCGTCCGAGTGCTTGTGGTGGACGACGAGCAGTCGATCACCGAACTGCTGTCCATGGCCCTGCGCTATGAGGGATGGCAGATCCGGAGCGCGGGGGACGGCACGGGTGCCGTCCAGACCGCGCGGGAGTTCCGGCCCGACGCCGTCGTACTCGACATGATGCTGCCCGACATGGACGGGCTGACCGTCCTCGGGCGGCTGCGGCGTGAGCTGCCGGACGTCCCCGTCCTGTTCCTCACCGCGAAGGACGCCGTCGAGGACCGTATCGCCGGGCTCACCGCCGGTGGGGACGACTACGTCACCAAGCCGTTCAGCCTCGAAGAGGTCGTCGCCCGGCTGCGCGGCCTCATCCGGCGTTCCGGCGCCGCCGACCGCCGCTCCGACTCCGTCCTGGTCGTCGGCGACCTCACGCTGGACGAGGACAGCCACGAGGTCTCGCGGGCCGGGGTGTCCATCCACCTCACCGCCACCGAGTTCGAGCTGCTGCGCTTCCTGATGCGCAACCCGCGGCGGGTGCTCAGCAAGGCGCAGATCCTGGACCGCGTGTGGTCCTACGACTTCGGCGGCCAGGCCAATGTCGTCGAGCTGTACATCTCCTACCTGCGCCGCAAGATCGACGCCGGTCGCGAGCCGATGATCCACACCCGGCGCGGCGCCGGTTACCTGATCAAACCCGCGGCGTCATGA
- a CDS encoding antibiotic biosynthesis monooxygenase family protein, which produces MSDQHIAPVAPVLPVAAHEPPYYAVVFTSVRTEEAERDGGYGSTAERLGELVQEIPGFLGEDSAHTPGGLAVTVAYFRDLAGIEAWRQHAAHREAKEHGQAHWYERYALHIAKVEHSHGFQRARG; this is translated from the coding sequence ATGAGTGATCAACACATTGCACCTGTCGCGCCCGTTCTCCCCGTCGCCGCCCATGAACCGCCGTACTACGCGGTCGTCTTCACCTCCGTCCGTACGGAGGAGGCGGAGCGGGACGGCGGATACGGCTCCACCGCGGAGCGCCTGGGCGAACTGGTCCAGGAGATCCCCGGGTTCCTCGGCGAGGACTCGGCGCACACGCCGGGCGGACTCGCGGTCACCGTGGCCTACTTCCGGGACCTGGCCGGCATCGAGGCGTGGCGGCAGCACGCGGCGCACCGCGAGGCCAAGGAGCACGGTCAGGCGCACTGGTACGAGCGCTACGCGCTGCACATCGCCAAGGTCGAGCACAGTCACGGCTTCCAGCGGGCCCGCGGCTGA
- a CDS encoding DUF2797 domain-containing protein: MAQAWKCSGLRWSADGPVLAWDGGRRSALTWGKRVAFGVADGGVRTCVGARGHACPVRAAVPGRSTGARCEECARLDRAHSVAADTIADDPRPYHVYLAWFGPGMTKVGITAEERGSARLLEQGAVCFSWLGLGPLMAARRTEELLRAALRVPDRIPYADKRAVRSALPGTAAERAAEIAELHGRALALGGWPESLRAEPFRPVDHIEVFGLAGVPAAVGAVSELVAGGVVGGRLVAAAGPDLHLDTGDGVIVLDTRLMTGWGLVPVEGAEVSVPVREFRREAGVQDGLF, translated from the coding sequence ATGGCACAGGCATGGAAGTGCTCGGGGCTGCGATGGTCGGCGGACGGTCCCGTGCTGGCGTGGGACGGCGGTCGGCGCAGTGCGCTGACCTGGGGGAAAAGGGTGGCCTTCGGGGTCGCGGACGGGGGTGTGCGGACATGCGTGGGAGCGCGGGGGCATGCGTGTCCGGTGCGGGCGGCCGTGCCGGGGCGGAGCACGGGGGCGCGGTGCGAGGAGTGTGCGCGGCTGGACCGGGCGCACTCCGTGGCCGCCGACACGATCGCGGACGACCCACGCCCGTACCACGTATATCTGGCGTGGTTCGGCCCCGGCATGACCAAGGTCGGGATCACCGCTGAGGAGCGGGGTTCCGCGCGGCTGCTGGAGCAGGGGGCAGTCTGCTTCAGCTGGCTCGGCCTCGGCCCGCTGATGGCCGCCCGGCGGACGGAGGAGCTGCTGCGGGCCGCCCTCCGGGTGCCGGACCGGATTCCGTACGCCGACAAGCGCGCCGTGCGGTCCGCGTTGCCGGGGACGGCGGCGGAGCGGGCGGCCGAGATCGCGGAACTGCACGGGCGGGCGCTGGCGTTGGGCGGCTGGCCCGAGTCGCTGCGGGCCGAGCCGTTCCGGCCCGTGGACCACATAGAGGTGTTCGGCCTCGCGGGGGTGCCGGCCGCTGTCGGTGCGGTGTCCGAGCTCGTCGCGGGTGGCGTGGTGGGTGGGCGGCTGGTCGCCGCCGCCGGGCCGGATCTGCATCTGGACACGGGGGACGGGGTGATCGTGCTGGACACGAGGCTGATGACGGGGTGGGGCCTGGTGCCGGTGGAGGGGGCGGAAGTGTCGGTGCCGGTGCGGGAGTTCAGGCGGGAGGCGGGGGTGCAGGACGGGTTGTTCTGA
- a CDS encoding HGxxPAAW family protein produces the protein MSQYDEGHTIAGWTGCAVATVGCVVLGLGVVMVSVPVLAGGGAVVLLGLLVTWALHLAGWGKPPGRRPREEWGLRTRDLSARDGHPGCVGCRLAGRGRRAAVPVVAAAEPEVVTADAGG, from the coding sequence GTGAGCCAGTATGACGAGGGGCACACGATCGCGGGGTGGACCGGATGCGCCGTGGCCACGGTCGGTTGTGTCGTCCTGGGCCTCGGGGTGGTCATGGTGTCGGTCCCGGTGCTGGCGGGCGGGGGTGCCGTGGTGCTGCTGGGGCTTCTGGTCACCTGGGCCCTCCATCTCGCCGGCTGGGGCAAGCCGCCGGGGCGCCGGCCGCGGGAGGAGTGGGGGCTGCGGACGCGCGACCTGTCGGCGCGGGACGGGCATCCGGGGTGTGTGGGGTGCCGGCTGGCGGGGCGGGGGCGGCGGGCCGCGGTACCGGTGGTCGCCGCCGCCGAGCCGGAGGTCGTCACGGCGGACGCGGGTGGCTGA